In Flavobacteriales bacterium, one genomic interval encodes:
- a CDS encoding GxxExxY protein, whose translation MSENQIAEGIVEAAFRVHRHFGPGLLENAYEACLAHELLDMGFNVEKQVALPLVYREVKLDAGYRLDLWVERRVIIEVKAVADLHPVHFAQMITYLKLTGNGLGLIINFHSSLLKDGIRRVVNNLREE comes from the coding sequence ATGAGTGAGAACCAGATAGCAGAAGGCATTGTGGAAGCAGCATTCCGCGTGCATCGTCATTTTGGTCCTGGGTTGCTGGAGAACGCTTACGAGGCATGCCTAGCCCACGAATTGCTTGACATGGGCTTCAACGTTGAAAAGCAAGTAGCCTTGCCATTGGTATACCGCGAAGTGAAGCTGGATGCCGGTTATCGTCTGGACCTTTGGGTTGAACGAAGGGTGATCATTGAGGTGAAAGCTGTAGCGGATCTGCATCCTGTGCATTTCGCGCAGATGATCACTTACTTGAAACTTACCGGGAATGGACTCGGCTTGATCATCAATTTCCATAGTTCTCTCTTGAAGGATGGTATTCGCCGAGTCGTCAACAACCTACGCGAGGAATGA
- a CDS encoding NAD-dependent epimerase/dehydratase family protein has product MTTHLVTGGCGFVGRNMVQRLYNTTNDRVILIDDLSVGTHPDTWAPWKPEGNEHGMEVYAGGRVLFMQADLRDVLRELNKDPEYFRKKHGVDVDRFGDIFHFAAIVGGRSKIDGDPMIVAQDLSIDAEMFLYVCRNKPGRFMYPSSSAAYPIDLQTESNTLKLKESDIDFKKMGEPDMTYGWSKLTGEFLAKIAASHYGVHVTCIRPFSGYGEDQDLSYPVPAIAARAARKENPFEVWGTGKQGRDFVHIDDVLDLTLLAMDKIKDGRAINIGMGKLTSFLELIEVFTGFAGYKPTIKPLLDKPVGVHSRYCDMTWVEENLGWKAKISIEEGMRRVYDAALKKI; this is encoded by the coding sequence ATGACAACACACCTCGTAACAGGCGGCTGCGGATTCGTAGGTCGCAACATGGTACAACGGCTGTACAACACCACCAATGATCGTGTGATCTTGATCGATGACCTAAGCGTAGGCACGCACCCGGATACCTGGGCACCGTGGAAACCTGAAGGCAACGAACATGGCATGGAGGTCTATGCTGGTGGCCGTGTGCTCTTCATGCAAGCCGATCTCCGCGATGTGCTACGCGAGCTGAATAAGGACCCAGAATACTTCCGCAAAAAACATGGAGTTGACGTGGATCGCTTTGGTGATATATTCCACTTTGCAGCGATAGTTGGCGGGCGAAGTAAGATCGATGGCGACCCGATGATCGTAGCGCAGGACCTGAGTATCGATGCGGAAATGTTCCTTTACGTATGTCGCAATAAACCGGGACGCTTCATGTATCCCAGCAGCAGCGCAGCCTATCCGATCGATCTGCAAACCGAAAGCAACACATTAAAGCTAAAGGAAAGCGACATCGATTTCAAGAAAATGGGCGAGCCGGACATGACCTACGGCTGGAGCAAGCTGACCGGGGAATTCCTTGCAAAGATCGCAGCCAGCCATTACGGGGTGCATGTCACGTGCATACGTCCGTTCAGCGGTTACGGCGAAGATCAGGACCTCTCCTATCCTGTACCGGCCATTGCAGCGCGAGCCGCACGCAAAGAAAATCCGTTCGAAGTTTGGGGTACCGGCAAACAAGGCCGCGACTTCGTTCACATTGATGACGTCCTCGACCTAACGCTCTTGGCCATGGACAAGATCAAAGATGGTCGCGCCATCAACATCGGCATGGGCAAGCTCACTAGCTTCTTGGAACTGATTGAAGTATTCACCGGTTTCGCAGGATACAAGCCCACAATAAAACCCTTACTGGATAAACCCGTGGGTGTACACAGTCGTTATTGCGATATGACCTGGGTCGAAGAAAACCTCGGCTGGAAAGCGAAGATCAGTATTGAGGAAGGGATGCGGAGGGTTTATGATGCGGCGTTGAAGAAAATTTAG
- a CDS encoding thiol-disulfide oxidoreductase DCC family protein, whose protein sequence is MKERKQIILFDGVCNLCDGFVQFVIKRDPNAQFSFGTLQSSEAQRLLASIDLEPADLKTVIYLKDGKEMTRSTAALTILKDLGRLWSLCYAFIIIPPFIRDAVYGFIAKNRYKWFGEKEVCMIPSPELKARFLEA, encoded by the coding sequence TTGAAAGAGCGCAAGCAGATCATACTATTTGATGGCGTGTGCAATCTCTGTGATGGATTCGTGCAGTTCGTGATCAAACGCGACCCGAATGCACAGTTCTCTTTCGGCACATTGCAGTCCTCGGAAGCACAACGCTTATTAGCGAGTATCGACCTTGAACCAGCTGATCTTAAGACGGTGATCTATCTGAAAGATGGCAAGGAAATGACGCGATCCACCGCCGCGCTGACCATTCTTAAAGACTTGGGTAGGCTGTGGTCGTTATGCTATGCTTTCATCATCATACCGCCTTTCATACGGGATGCAGTGTATGGATTTATCGCAAAGAACCGCTACAAATGGTTCGGTGAAAAAGAAGTGTGTATGATCCCCTCACCGGAATTGAAAGCGCGGTTCTTGGAAGCGTAA
- a CDS encoding sigma-70 family RNA polymerase sigma factor, translating to MVKEQKDKAKQYSEWVVAYTNELVRFARSRVKDDATADDLVQLTFVSAWETLDRFEGNSSPRTWLYAILKHKLADHYRKVYREGKHVSGKEIADDDLSESLFDEGGIWRNGHRPKAKNDVFGEPENERLERALMHCLETLPPNLRSAVEMKYLLDLKSETIQAELGISETNYWQQVHRAKVKLRSCIEGRVKNNNG from the coding sequence ATGGTGAAGGAGCAAAAGGATAAAGCGAAGCAATACTCGGAATGGGTCGTGGCATACACCAATGAACTCGTGCGTTTCGCGCGCAGCCGCGTGAAAGACGATGCTACCGCGGACGACCTCGTGCAGCTGACCTTTGTTTCAGCTTGGGAGACCTTGGACCGTTTCGAGGGGAATAGTTCTCCTCGCACATGGCTGTATGCGATACTCAAGCACAAATTGGCCGATCACTATCGCAAGGTCTATCGCGAGGGAAAACATGTGTCAGGTAAGGAGATAGCGGACGACGACCTCAGCGAAAGTTTATTTGACGAGGGTGGAATATGGCGTAACGGCCATCGCCCAAAAGCCAAGAATGATGTGTTCGGTGAACCGGAAAATGAACGTTTGGAACGTGCGCTGATGCACTGTTTGGAAACACTACCACCAAATCTGCGTAGTGCAGTGGAGATGAAGTATCTTTTGGACCTGAAGAGTGAAACGATACAAGCCGAGCTTGGGATAAGTGAAACCAACTATTGGCAACAGGTCCACCGGGCCAAAGTGAAACTGCGCTCCTGCATAGAAGGCCGGGTCAAGAACAACAACGGATGA
- a CDS encoding MBOAT family protein — MDWTSVLRYDPFNPLIFTRFFFWGFFAVVLMVFSAVYKRPPIRNAWLFVASIFFYWKTSGLFVGLLLFAVIMDFFLGQWSASSPDRSRKRWLLATSVFINLSLLGFFKYAHFVVDNINTLFHTSFQPVNFFAHWANMAWDAHFVENKILLPVGISFYTFQTMSYAIDIYRNDVKPVRNLLDFGFYVSFFPQLVAGPIVRASEFIPQLYEDFKLTRTQFGIAVFWILNGLIKKMLIGDYIAVNFIDRVFGDPMRHTGFENIMALYGYSLQVYADFSGYTDIAIGVALLMGFTLPMNFNSPYKARNVGEFWKRWHISLSTWLRDYLYVPMGGNRSGSLFSWIMLGVIGAALVLLTGLLWLPVVFLSLFALSIVLVRISPGAEKFITTNLNLMITMLIGGLWHGASWMFVIWGGLNGLGLVVYKQWKRISPWEGSKKWYAHLWMVFSTFSFITFTRIWFRGDSLETANKILFQIWNDLGLAHIGDVLWGFRTVFLVMSLGLTVHWLPAAWKERYRMEFARLPLLAMALICVGTIFMLYQTVTAEMVPFIYFQF; from the coding sequence ATGGATTGGACATCGGTCCTACGATATGATCCGTTCAACCCGTTGATCTTCACGCGGTTCTTTTTTTGGGGATTTTTTGCCGTAGTGCTGATGGTGTTCAGCGCGGTGTATAAACGTCCACCGATCCGCAATGCATGGTTGTTCGTTGCAAGTATTTTCTTCTATTGGAAAACGAGCGGTCTGTTCGTCGGGCTATTGCTGTTCGCTGTGATCATGGATTTTTTCCTTGGCCAATGGAGTGCAAGCAGCCCGGATCGATCCAGAAAAAGATGGCTTTTGGCGACCAGTGTTTTCATCAACCTGTCACTTCTTGGGTTCTTCAAGTACGCGCACTTTGTGGTCGATAACATAAATACACTTTTCCACACCTCCTTCCAACCAGTGAATTTCTTCGCGCATTGGGCTAATATGGCGTGGGATGCGCACTTCGTAGAGAACAAGATCCTGCTTCCGGTGGGGATCAGTTTCTACACGTTCCAGACCATGAGCTATGCGATCGACATTTATCGGAACGATGTAAAACCTGTTCGGAACCTGCTGGATTTCGGGTTCTACGTTTCCTTCTTTCCGCAACTCGTAGCCGGTCCGATCGTACGCGCATCGGAATTCATTCCACAGTTATACGAGGATTTCAAACTCACGCGTACCCAGTTCGGTATTGCTGTTTTCTGGATACTCAATGGGCTTATTAAGAAGATGCTCATCGGAGATTATATCGCAGTGAACTTCATCGATCGCGTTTTCGGTGATCCGATGCGGCACACCGGTTTTGAGAACATCATGGCACTATACGGCTACTCGCTCCAGGTCTATGCGGACTTCAGTGGTTATACGGACATCGCGATCGGTGTTGCGTTGCTCATGGGCTTCACTCTCCCAATGAACTTCAACAGTCCGTATAAGGCCAGAAATGTTGGAGAATTCTGGAAACGGTGGCACATCAGCCTCAGTACGTGGTTGCGCGATTACCTCTATGTTCCAATGGGCGGCAACCGCTCTGGATCACTCTTTTCATGGATCATGTTAGGTGTGATCGGTGCAGCCCTTGTGTTGCTTACCGGTCTGCTGTGGTTGCCGGTCGTTTTTCTATCGCTGTTCGCGCTATCGATCGTGTTGGTGCGCATTAGTCCTGGAGCAGAGAAATTCATTACCACCAATTTGAACTTGATGATCACCATGCTGATCGGTGGTCTATGGCACGGTGCCAGTTGGATGTTCGTGATCTGGGGTGGCCTAAATGGCTTAGGTCTGGTTGTGTATAAGCAATGGAAGCGCATTAGTCCGTGGGAAGGTTCCAAGAAATGGTACGCACACCTTTGGATGGTTTTCTCCACGTTCAGCTTCATCACCTTCACGCGGATCTGGTTCCGTGGCGATAGTTTGGAGACAGCGAACAAGATCCTTTTCCAGATCTGGAATGATCTCGGTCTGGCCCATATTGGTGACGTGCTTTGGGGTTTCCGTACGGTCTTTTTGGTAATGTCTCTGGGGCTTACCGTTCACTGGCTTCCGGCGGCATGGAAAGAACGCTACCGCATGGAATTCGCACGATTACCATTACTCGCGATGGCGTTGATCTGCGTCGGAACAATTTTCATGCTCTATCAGACCGTAACGGCCGAAATGGTACCCTTTATCTATTTCCAATTCTAG
- a CDS encoding LysM peptidoglycan-binding domain-containing protein has protein sequence MRRSTLVVTLCLASTTGIYAQRTWPVDSLMHTWPVLQVAQAHNEAGKGVVRAVDSENLYLKIQEDAGTFPVFADSAVVRYADLFGQPKRDEFQALLGMAEEYFPMIEDALLEHELPAQLKLLPMALSGMNVHAATAQGERGLWMLTYPVAIRYGLRITADIDERSDAVKSTQAAVRYLVDLKTQYGTWPLAIMAFSCGPANVERARLKAPGISSYRAYYPKFDATHLDILPTFMAFIHLTARQEELGIRPIHVEFDRSADTLEAHTVTRFRILSDGLNIPMAQLRSLNPTFSNDRIPNGATFQLPAGMKPLFAQFLDSLEKVANSLELIAQDPSESVVEVDRTIRHTVRSGDNLGSIAQKYHVSVSQLKKWNGLRGDKIYAGKKLVIHVRDKVRTAPSHPDAEGPTNKISPTTSSLVQKAYTVQAGDSLYAIAKRYPGITVADLMQANGISSMILPGQKITIPQVQ, from the coding sequence ATGAGGAGATCAACACTCGTGGTAACGTTGTGCTTAGCAAGTACCACTGGCATATATGCGCAGCGCACTTGGCCCGTGGATAGCCTTATGCACACTTGGCCTGTTCTGCAAGTAGCCCAAGCCCATAACGAAGCTGGCAAAGGTGTTGTACGTGCGGTGGATAGCGAGAATCTGTACCTCAAGATACAAGAGGATGCGGGCACTTTTCCCGTTTTCGCGGATAGTGCCGTTGTGCGATATGCGGATCTCTTCGGACAACCGAAGCGTGATGAATTTCAGGCATTATTGGGTATGGCAGAAGAGTATTTCCCCATGATCGAGGATGCACTTCTGGAGCATGAACTTCCCGCACAATTGAAGTTACTGCCAATGGCGCTTTCCGGTATGAATGTTCATGCAGCTACGGCACAAGGCGAACGCGGACTTTGGATGCTCACCTACCCTGTTGCGATTCGTTACGGGTTGCGGATCACAGCAGATATCGACGAACGCAGTGATGCCGTAAAAAGCACGCAGGCAGCTGTGCGTTATCTAGTTGACCTGAAAACACAATACGGCACATGGCCTTTGGCGATCATGGCCTTTTCGTGTGGTCCAGCAAATGTAGAACGTGCACGCTTGAAAGCACCTGGTATCAGCAGCTACCGCGCGTATTACCCGAAATTCGATGCGACGCACCTTGATATTCTCCCAACGTTCATGGCCTTCATTCACCTTACCGCACGGCAAGAAGAATTGGGTATAAGGCCGATCCACGTTGAATTTGACCGGTCCGCAGACACCTTGGAAGCACACACAGTGACCCGGTTCCGAATTTTAAGCGATGGACTGAACATACCAATGGCACAACTACGTTCGTTGAACCCGACATTTTCAAATGATCGTATTCCCAACGGTGCAACGTTCCAGCTGCCAGCTGGCATGAAGCCCCTTTTTGCTCAATTCCTGGACTCGTTGGAAAAGGTCGCGAACAGCCTTGAACTCATTGCGCAAGATCCAAGTGAAAGTGTGGTTGAAGTTGATCGGACCATACGCCATACCGTTCGCAGCGGAGATAACCTTGGCTCGATCGCCCAGAAATACCATGTATCGGTCTCGCAATTGAAAAAGTGGAACGGATTGCGTGGAGACAAGATCTACGCTGGTAAAAAACTGGTGATCCATGTTCGTGACAAAGTGAGAACAGCGCCATCGCATCCTGACGCGGAAGGACCAACCAATAAAATTTCACCTACAACCTCGTCCTTGGTCCAAAAGGCATATACGGTACAGGCCGGTGATTCGTTGTATGCCATTGCAAAGCGCTACCCTGGAATTACAGTGGCGGATCTGATGCAGGCCAATGGTATTTCGTCCATGATCTTGCCGGGCCAAAAGATCACTATTCCCCAAGTACAATGA